tttttgtatttttgttttgtttggtttggTGGCTGCATGGTTTaccagcagcccccccccccctaccctcaCCCATAGGCGTGTGGAATAAACATTGAGAGGGAGCTGGCCTGTTGTCCTTGTTTGGTTTTACAGATATGACAAAATAGCAGCTGGGAAGACcttgaaaatacaaaaagcGGAATCCATACCAGGAGTTTGCTCTGTCGCTTCTTCCTGTAAAACACaggaatgaatgtttttttttgtttcccatctgttttatggattattatttttttatcttttaacaTTTGGAAATAAAAGTACTTCATGTCTGTTTATCTTGAGCATTTTAAATGGATATCGTGATTGGATTTACATTTGAAACTTGTCGAGTAATGTGTatggtttttaaaaataaataatgtattTAGCCTATGTGCAGCGGGCCTGATTGTTTTTGCAGTagtgttccttttttttaataaatgttcTAAAGAGGATATGTGGCAATTAGTTGCATTCAATCCCTGAAATGTTTAACGTGgccttatttattttattgcagaTAAGATTAGCAAGGAATCAAAGGTCAAAGGTAATTGTGTCACACATATGCTCGGCTTGACTCAGTTGTTTCAACTTAAGAATTTAAGTTTGAAATCTGATTCATTTATTACAATAAACTATCATACAAtagcctttattattattgttgtgcaAAGTTGGAAAACAAGCATAActccaaaatatatatacatatagtcAAAGCAAATAGAAAAATAAGGAATTAATGTAAACAATTGAGATGGTACGGTCCAGAGAAACCAGTAACGGTGCTCATGTAAATATGACCGATTATTAGTGATTatagtaaattaaaaaatggatgaataagAGTTTTCGATTCAACTAAACTGCTGCACATTATTAATACAGTACAATTACCTGTATTTACACTATTTGGCCACTAGAAGGTAGTAAAGCagcggtcaccaaactacggcccgcgggccggatacggcccgcgggaccgtttaatccggcccgccaaccctgaacaaattgtattattaaactttttttttttttttttgctcattttgcctgcaatgactgcgtttgcccagtagatggggaagcgctcgcctgcgcatttactaccggaagccgtgtcagaaagctcggtgcacactcacaagtgcgtgtacggacatggcgcactcgcgctctatttgtatcagtcccgaatttagagcgtgggctgtgacgacagcattcttgtaatttgcgcgctgagctttcagatgcagttttgcgctaaagccacccacaaaccttcccctggaatccttccgttaaaatgtcgcccaagtaaagcagggtgaacacagtgccgagcgtttaaaagagttgccaatttggctcgacgtacgcgacgtgacgttcagccacatgaacgtcaacatctacccgtcacagatcgaggtaaacggacaaacacctcggatctcgcctaagaattgccacaacaaattttactccagactatgacgcactatcaaactttaacaaaaaagacagcagtgtctacaagcctactggaacctacaaatggattataaggaaggaacacaagaactttaagagactgctcatatgtgtcagagaggttctgctctgacaactgagctgaacttttatctgttaagattgttcatggcacaacagaaagttaatgttctatggttttttttctatgaagaacccagagagagttatttagttatttatttcctgttttttctgtgaagaactcagagagggtttagttattatttatttcattaatagtgttattatttgtttcctgactttttttctgtaaagaacctggaaagggttattaaataaccgttatttggttatgtgtggctttctggaaaacaataatttttttaagctcccctacgatcgtcacactttttctgttacaaactgccaccggcccgccatcagagaagggaaaggttatgtggccctcacaggaaaaagtttggggacccctgtagTAAAGACTCATCCTTTCTCGTGGACAACGCAGATCGTCTAATGACACAATACGTACTCTCGCTGCACTAAATAACAATTATACAacgtaaaattaaaataaaagtcGACACTAATAGATTCCATTACAAAATACATAACTTGGATGATTATAAGTCCAACACTTTATGAACACAAGTTGATAAATTGTGAAATTATGTAGTCATTATGTAGTATGAACTAGAGTGAGCTATCTGTCCTCTTCTTAATCTTCGCTGCTATGGACGCTAATCACTAAGTGAATGTCTTCACGTGAGTGTTATTTAGGGACTGAAGATTTAAAAACCTTGTAAACGCTTCATGTGCCAATATCTCCAAGGTAGGACCACGTCTATTCTTTCCGGGCGCGTATATTTTAACGTGTTGTTAGTTGTAGCACTCTAAATGTGTTACCATAGTGCTAGTGCTAACTAATGCTAATGTAGGATTAAGTGTCCAAAcaaagtgaaagaaaatgtcTGAAAATGACATGTCAATGTTCTATTTTTGCTTTATTGACATGAGCTAAGCAGTCCACGATGAGAGAGTGGTGGGTCCAAGTTGGCTTGCTGTGCATTCCGCTGATTGCTGTCTACGTCCACATGCCGCCGCCTAAGCTGTCGTTTGCCGTGCGCAGGTGGCAACACGCCGGGAAAACCTTCACCTTCAGGGGGAACAAGATCTTCTACATAGGTGTTCGTCtgatttcacttttattttagaAGGATCAAATATTTCAAGCGATCACTTATTAGTTTGCGCTGATATTACAGTCATCAGTATGTGTAACGTGTCATGTCCCATCAGACACTCCTGGCACCTTGGGAAATACCGACGTCGTTCTTCTCCTCCACGGCTATCCCGCCTCGAGCTATGATTGGAGCAAGGTCCGAGCGACACATTCCATCGCGACTTAATTGAATATTAATTTATAATTTTGTTAATTTAGTTTTGTGAGTCTGCTCTCTCTCCATCCTTAAACAGATTTGGCATCAGCTCACCCAACACTTCATACGGGTAATAGCACTGGACTTCTTGGGCTTCGGCTTAAGCGACAAGCCAGTGGGTGTCCCGTGCGTAAATCtatcaaatcaataaaaaattAATTTATTGGCTTTCCTGTTGCTGTGGTACTCAGCTACCACACAACTACTCCATCTTTGAGCAGGCCAGCGTGGTGGAAGCGCTGGTGGTAGAGTTGGGTCTGGCCAACCAGCGTATCAACCTGGTGGCTCATGACTACGGTGACACGGTGGCGCTAGAGCTGGTTTACAGGTAGACTTCATGCTTATTTTCTATAGttgtataaaaaaagaaaaattgtcaCTTTTGACAGCTTGTGTTTTCTTGTCTGCATAGGAGGGATCAGAACCGTACAGGTCACCTGAACATCAAAAGTCTTTGTCTCTCAAATGGAGGTTAGTGTTTGCGGTATGTTCCTGTATTTTCAGAGACACTGTGACTGACTCGTGCTCCCCACAGGCTTGTTCCCGGAAGTCAACTATCCTCGCCTGCTGCAGAGGGTCAGTCCAACCGCCTGCCTTTCTTTGACACTACGGAGATTTACGATGTTTCACCGAGATCCATTATTTGTTTCCGAAGCTTCTCAAGGACTCCACGTACCTGGCTCCTATCCTCCTGAGGATCGGCAACTATATGTTCTTCAACAATGGGttggcattttttctttttatagccaATCGTGTACAATAAAGTTACTGGTTTTTGATTGCATGATAGGATGAGGGAAGTTTTCGGGCCGTACACGAAGCCGACGAACGCAGAGTTGTGGAACATGTGGGTCAGTATTCGCTACAATGATGGGCACCTTGTTTTGGACAGGTAAGAAAAACTAATACCACTCTAtagtgtattttatttataaaaaagttgacatttaaataattgtgCACATATagtccaccagggggcagtataagc
This is a stretch of genomic DNA from Syngnathus typhle isolate RoL2023-S1 ecotype Sweden linkage group LG21, RoL_Styp_1.0, whole genome shotgun sequence. It encodes these proteins:
- the mest gene encoding mesoderm-specific transcript homolog protein isoform X3 is translated as MCQYLQAKQSTMREWWVQVGLLCIPLIAVYVHMPPPKLSFAVRRWQHAGKTFTFRGNKIFYIDTPGTLGNTDVVLLLHGYPASSYDWSKIWHQLTQHFIRLPHNYSIFEQASVVEALVVELGLANQRINLVAHDYGDTVALELVYRRDQNRTGHLNIKSLCLSNGGLFPEVNYPRLLQRLLKDSTYLAPILLRIGNYMFFNNGMREVFGPYTKPTNAELWNMWVSIRYNDGHLVLDSLLQYINQRIKHRERWVGALTSTSVPLHLIYGPMDPVNPHPEFIELYKKLVKRSTVTVLNEYIGHYPQLEDPIGFLAAYLKFIHSF
- the mest gene encoding mesoderm-specific transcript homolog protein isoform X1, with protein sequence MCQYLQAKQSTMREWWVQVGLLCIPLIAVYVHMPPPKLSFAVRRWQHAGKTFTFRGNKIFYIDTPGTLGNTDVVLLLHGYPASSYDWSKIWHQLTQHFIRVIALDFLGFGLSDKPLPHNYSIFEQASVVEALVVELGLANQRINLVAHDYGDTVALELVYRRDQNRTGHLNIKSLCLSNGGLFPEVNYPRLLQRLLKDSTYLAPILLRIGNYMFFNNGMREVFGPYTKPTNAELWNMWVSIRYNDGHLVLDSLLQYINQRIKHRERWVGALTSTSVPLHLIYGPMDPVNPHPEFIELYKKLVKRSTVTVLNEYIGHYPQLEDPIGFLAAYLKFIHSF
- the mest gene encoding mesoderm-specific transcript homolog protein isoform X4, encoding MREWWQHAGKTFTFRGNKIFYIDTPGTLGNTDVVLLLHGYPASSYDWSKIWHQLTQHFIRVIALDFLGFGLSDKPLPHNYSIFEQASVVEALVVELGLANQRINLVAHDYGDTVALELVYRRDQNRTGHLNIKSLCLSNGGLFPEVNYPRLLQRLLKDSTYLAPILLRIGNYMFFNNGMREVFGPYTKPTNAELWNMWVSIRYNDGHLVLDSLLQYINQRIKHRERWVGALTSTSVPLHLIYGPMDPVNPHPEFIELYKKLVKRSTVTVLNEYIGHYPQLEDPIGFLAAYLKFIHSF
- the mest gene encoding mesoderm-specific transcript homolog protein isoform X2, translated to MREWWVQVGLLCIPLIAVYVHMPPPKLSFAVRRWQHAGKTFTFRGNKIFYIDTPGTLGNTDVVLLLHGYPASSYDWSKIWHQLTQHFIRVIALDFLGFGLSDKPLPHNYSIFEQASVVEALVVELGLANQRINLVAHDYGDTVALELVYRRDQNRTGHLNIKSLCLSNGGLFPEVNYPRLLQRLLKDSTYLAPILLRIGNYMFFNNGMREVFGPYTKPTNAELWNMWVSIRYNDGHLVLDSLLQYINQRIKHRERWVGALTSTSVPLHLIYGPMDPVNPHPEFIELYKKLVKRSTVTVLNEYIGHYPQLEDPIGFLAAYLKFIHSF